A region of the Aggregicoccus sp. 17bor-14 genome:
GAATGTCTCCGACCGCGGCGATGAGCAGCGAGTCCCGTGGCATCGGCCACCGACTCAAGCGCGCCCACACCGCCCTGTCGAGCCCCGCGTGGCCCCAGCGGCCAGAAAGTGACGCGCACCCCCGGAAAGCTACGGGTCCGCCGGATCAGGACCCGCGGGCGCCGGCGCCGCTGCGAAGAGGCGCAGGTGCACGCCCGTCCCCCAGAGCACGCCCCCCATGCACACCAGCGCCCCCACCAGCGCGAGCGGCAGGATGGGCTCTCCGAGCAGGAGCGCGCCCAGCAGCCAGCTGAAGGCCGGCGTGAGCTGCGTGGCGACGCCGCCGGTGGCCGTGCTCACGAAGCCCAGCGCATACGTCAGCAGCATCTGCGCCACCACGCTGGTCACCCCCACGCCGAGCACCGGCCAGAGGAGGCTCCAGTCGAGCGGCTGCCACCCCACGGGCGCGAAGGGCAGCGCGAAGAGGAAGCCGAAGAGGTTGAAGGAGAGGAACACGGTGGGCGCATCCGTGTCGCTGCGCAGCGCGCGGACCACGGTGACGGCCGCGCCGCTGAGCACCGCCGAGGCGATGCCCGCCCAGGCCCCCAGGCCCACCGTGAGCGCCACGCCCGTGCGCACCGTGCTCCAGATGACCAGGCCTGCGCCCACGGTGGTGAGCACGAGCCCCGCGCCCAGGTGCGAGCTCACGCGCTCGCGCAGGAAGACGAGGCTGAACAGCGCGGCCCACAGCGGCCAGAGGCAGTTGAGCAGCGTGGCGGGGCCCACCGCGAGCCGGTCGATGGCGAGGAAGTAGAGGAACACCGCCGCCCCGCCGAAGAGCCCCCGCGCCGCCCACAGCCAGGGCCGTCCGAAGCGCGGGCGCTGCCGCCGCCCCCCGAAGTAGACCGCGAGGAAGGCGAGCCCCATCAGGAAGCGGGCGCACACCAGCTGCCCGGTCCCGATGCGCCCGGCCGTCAGGCGCGCGCAGAAGGCCATCAGCGCGAAGATGAGGCTGGAGAGCACCAGCATCGGGGTGCCGCGCAGGCGCGGAGGGAGGGCGGCAGGGGACATGGCCCGCGCCGTGTACACCATCCGCGCCCTGCGCCCCAGCGCGCGCCTCCCCGCCCGCCTGCCCAGGGGCCGGCGCAGGGATTCACGTTGAAACACCGCGCGTTCCCCTGCACCTAAGGCGCGGATTTTCTCTTCGTCCGCACCTGACCGCCCTTTCAGTGGTACACACACACTCCATGTCCGAGCCCGACTACATCTCCATTCGCGGTGCCAAGGAGCACAACCTCAAGAACGTCTCCCTGGAGATCCCCAAGAAGAAGCTGGTGGTCTTCAGCGGCGTCTCGGGGTCCGGCAAGAGCTCGCTCGCCTTCGACACGCTGTACGCGGAGGGCCAGCGCCGCTACGTGGAGAGCCTGTCGGCCTACGCGCGGCAGTTCCTCGGGCAGATGGAGAAGCCCAAGTACGACACCCTGCGCGGGCTCTCCCCCACCATCTCCATCGAGCAGAAGGCGGCGAGCAACAACCCGCGCTCCACGGTGGGCACGGTCACCGAGGTGCACGACTACCTGCGCGTGCTCTACGCCTCCATCGGCGTGCAGCACTGCCACAACTGCGGGCGCAAGGTGGGCCGCCAGAGCGCGCAGCAGATCGTGGACGAGATCCTCAAGAGCCCCGCCGGCACCAAGGCGATGGTGCTCGCGCCGATCGTGAGCAACCGCAAGGGCGAGCACAAGGATCTCATCACCGAGGCCGCCAAGCGGGGCTTCAGCCGCGCGCGCATCGACGGCAAGGTGAAGAGCCTCGAGGAGAAGATCGAGCTCGACAAGAAGAGCAAGCACGACATCGCGCTCATCATCGACCGGCTCGTGCTCAAGCCGGACGTGCGCAACCGCCTGACGGACTCGGTGGAGACGGCGCTCAAGGAGGGCAAGGGCACCCTCATCGTCACGGACGAGACCGGCGCGCCCGCGAGCGACCGCGTGATGAGCGAGCTCAACGCCTGCCACCACTGCGGCCTCTCCTTCGGCGAGCTCACCCCCGCGGCCTTCTCCTTCAACAACCCGCTGGGCATGTGCCCGGAGTGCAGCGGCCTGGGCACGCGCGCCGAGATGGACCCGGACCTCATCGTGCCGGACCCCACGCGCAGCATCCGCGACGGCGCCATCGAGCCGTGGGCGAGCGGCATGAACCGCGGCGAGGGCTGGACGGCGGACTTCGTGGACAGCCTCGCCGCCGCCTTCAAGATCGACCTCGACACCCCGTACGAGAAGCTGAGCGCGCGCGAGCGGGACCTGCTGATGAACGGCAGCTCGGGCAAGACCTTCACCGTCAAGTGGGGCGAGGGCGGCCGCTACAAGATGGAGTGGGAGGGCCTGGTGCCCAAGCTGATGCGCAGCTTCAAGACGACCACGTCCGAGGCGATGCGCACCTACTACCAGAAGTTCTTCAGCGACAAGCCCTGCCCTGCCTGCAAGGGCGAGCGCCTCAAGCCCGAGAGCCGGGCGGTGAAGGTGCACGGGCGCACGCTGGTGGAGCTCGCGCGCAACACCATCTCGGACGCGCTCGCGTTCCTCGGCGGCATGCAGCTGAGCGCGAACGAGCAGAAGATCGCGAGCGAGCTTCTCAAGGAGATCCGCAGCCGCCTGGGCTTCCTCGTGGACGTGGGGCTCAACTACCTCACGCTGGACCGCACCGCCTCCACCCTGTCCGGCGGCGAGAGCCAGCGCATCCGGCTCGCG
Encoded here:
- the uvrA gene encoding excinuclease ABC subunit UvrA, with amino-acid sequence MSEPDYISIRGAKEHNLKNVSLEIPKKKLVVFSGVSGSGKSSLAFDTLYAEGQRRYVESLSAYARQFLGQMEKPKYDTLRGLSPTISIEQKAASNNPRSTVGTVTEVHDYLRVLYASIGVQHCHNCGRKVGRQSAQQIVDEILKSPAGTKAMVLAPIVSNRKGEHKDLITEAAKRGFSRARIDGKVKSLEEKIELDKKSKHDIALIIDRLVLKPDVRNRLTDSVETALKEGKGTLIVTDETGAPASDRVMSELNACHHCGLSFGELTPAAFSFNNPLGMCPECSGLGTRAEMDPDLIVPDPTRSIRDGAIEPWASGMNRGEGWTADFVDSLAAAFKIDLDTPYEKLSARERDLLMNGSSGKTFTVKWGEGGRYKMEWEGLVPKLMRSFKTTTSEAMRTYYQKFFSDKPCPACKGERLKPESRAVKVHGRTLVELARNTISDALAFLGGMQLSANEQKIASELLKEIRSRLGFLVDVGLNYLTLDRTASTLSGGESQRIRLASQMGSELTGVIYILDEPSIGLHQRDNGKLLTTLKKLRDLGNSVIVVEHDEETMEDADYIVDFGPGAGELGGEVVAQGTPAQLMKDTKSLTGGYLSGRLEIEVPPQRRKPGKQFISIKGARENNLKNVSVDLPLQTFLAVTGVSGAGKSTLINEILFPALARHLYESREIPGKHASLTGVEHLDKVIDIDQRPIGRTPRSNPATYTKVFDAIREVFALTPEARAFGYTSGRFSFNIKGGRCEACQGDGVKLVEMHFLADVYVPCEVCEGKRFNEATLRVRYKGKNIAEVLEMSVREAMLHFGAHRDIMRVLQTLDDVGLGYIRLGQSSPTLSGGEAQRIKLARELCKVATGRTLYILDEPTTGLHFEDIRKLLLVLNRLVDAGNSVLVIEHNLDVIKSADWVIDLGPEGGAGGGLLLAEGTPEQVAEVPESHTGRYLKHVLSKARKARVGRRLEAVPGSGGERPAQRAAS
- a CDS encoding DMT family transporter, coding for MSPAALPPRLRGTPMLVLSSLIFALMAFCARLTAGRIGTGQLVCARFLMGLAFLAVYFGGRRQRPRFGRPWLWAARGLFGGAAVFLYFLAIDRLAVGPATLLNCLWPLWAALFSLVFLRERVSSHLGAGLVLTTVGAGLVIWSTVRTGVALTVGLGAWAGIASAVLSGAAVTVVRALRSDTDAPTVFLSFNLFGFLFALPFAPVGWQPLDWSLLWPVLGVGVTSVVAQMLLTYALGFVSTATGGVATQLTPAFSWLLGALLLGEPILPLALVGALVCMGGVLWGTGVHLRLFAAAPAPAGPDPADP